ATAGTTTTCAATTATAGTTTTTCTCTAACTAGCTATAGTTAATTTATATAGCAGATGAAGAGAAAACAGCCCCAAGGACTGTTTTTCATTAATAATGCATAAGTACCTTGTAATCGTAATCTCCGATTTTTTCACGGCCTTTAAGCTCATCCAACTCAATCAAGAAAGCACAACCGGCTACAACTCCACCAAGTCTTTCAATCATCTCAATCGTTGCCTTGACAGTTCCACCTGTTGCCAAGAGATCATCTACGATGAGAACACGTTGACCTGGTTTGATGGCATCCGCATGCATGGTCAAGGTATCAATACCGTACTCTTTCTCATAATCAGCAGAAATGACTTCACGTGGCAATTTCCCTGGTTTACGAACGGGTGCAAAACCAATTCCCAACTCAAAAGCAACTGGGCAGCCAACAATAAATCCGCGAGCCTCTGGACCCACGATCATGTCGATTTTCTTATCGGTTGCATACTGAACGATTTCACGAACAGCGTAGCTATATGCATTTCCATCTGCCATCAAAGGGCTGATATCACGGAAGGTGATGCCTTCCTTAGGATAATTTTCAATCGTTGCGATATAATCTTTTAAATTCATCTTTTTCTTTCTTTCAAAGTTTTTTACTCTCTATTATAGCACATTTTTTAAGAAAGAAAAAAGGAAAAGCACTATTCTATTGCTCCATCAGGCTATTAATGGAGTTATTTCCCCTGGTGTGAACTTATCATCAAAAAAACGAGCACATTCGTACTCGTTTTTAAAAATCTGTTAATTAAAGTGAGTTTACGTCAACCTTGATACCAACACCTTGAGTAGTTGTGATTGTCAAGTTTGTTACGTAAGTTCCTTTAGCTGTAGCTGGTTTTGCTTTTTGGATTGTTTCGTTGAAAGCTTTGAAGTTTTCAACCAATTTTTCAGCTTCAAATGATACTTTACCGATGATTGCTTGAACGTTACCTGCACGGTCTGCACGGTAAGTAATTTTACCACCTTTAGACTCTTCAACTGCTTTAGCAACATCCATTGTTACAGTACCAGTTTTAGGGTTTGGCATCAAGTTACGTGGTCCAAGGACACGTCCAAGACGTCCAACAAGAGCCATCATGTCAGGTGTAGCGATAACTACGTCGAAGTCCAACCAACCGTCGTTGATTTTTGCAACAAGGTCATCTTCACCAACAAAGTCTGCACCAGCAGCTTTTGCTTCTTCAGCTTTTGCACCACGTGCGAAAACAAGAACGCGTGAAGTTTTACCAGTACCGTTTGGCAATACCATTGCTCCACGGATTTGTTGGTCAGCTTTTTTAACGTCGATGTTCAAGTTGTAAGCAACTTCTACAGTTGCGTCAAATTTTGCAAAGTTAGTTTCTTTTGCAAGTGCTACAGCTTCTTCTACACTGTATGCTTTTGTGCTGTCGATTTTCTCAAGAGCAGCACGAAGTTGTTTGCTTTTTTTAGCCATTTTCTATTCTCCTTGTAAGTGGTTCAATCGATTTTCATCTCCCACGTCACTTCTCGAAATGATGAAGTCTTGCGGGTTATATTGGGGGTGTTATTGATTAGTCAACAACAGTGAATCCCATAGAACGAGCAGTACCTTCGATCATACGCATTGCAGACTCAATGTTTGCTGCGTTCAAATCTGGCATCTTAGTTTCTGCAATTTCTTGTACTTGTGCACGAGTAACTGTAGCAACTTTAGTTTTGTTAGGTGTACCTGATCCTTTTTCAACACCTGCAGCTTTTTTCAAAAGAACAGCAGCTGGTGGTGTTTTTGTAACGAAAGTAAATGATTTGTCTTCGTATACTGAGATAACAACTGGAATAATCATACCAGCTTGGTCAGCTGTACGAGCGTTGAACTCTTTTGTGAATCCCATGATGTTGATACCAGCTTGACCAAGAGCAGGTCCAACTGGTGGAGCTGGTGTAGCTTTACCAGCAGGGATTTGCAATTTTACAAGTTTTTCGACTTTTTTAGCCATTTTTAAATCCTCCTTTGTGGTTTTGGCGGTAATTAAAGATTTTTACCTCCCACAAGTATGCTTTACACATACTTTTCTATTATACACTATTTATCTAAAAATGCAAGAGAAAAATCACTTTTTTAATCGACGTAATCGCCACCTTCAAAGCCATAGTACTCTTCCAAACTGAGACCGCTAGCAGCAATTTCTTTGGCTTCTTTTCCGACGTAGCGAAGATGCCATTCTTCTGCCATATAGCCAGTCTCTTTTTCCTTGCCTTTGAGATAGCGAACAACAAAGCCATAGTCAGCCGCATGATCCAAGAGCCACTGGGCCGCCTTTTCTTCAGTAACTAAATCTCCATCTGTCCCAATAAGGTCAAATGCAAGACCTGTTTGGTGTTCACTATAACCTGGGCGAGCTGAGTAGCGATCAGCAGCTTCCTTACCATCTTGATTCACATAGTCTTGATAAAGTTTGGTTTGAGTTTCATAACTTCTAAAACCACTGTAGTGATCGCTGATTGGGTAGCCAGCTGCTTGCATTGCTGCAATGAGCTTCAGCAACTCTGCTTTAGCTGTTGGATTTTCTCCTGGATTATAGTCTTTTGACAAAGGATAGTGCTTATTAGCTATGACGATTTCATCGTACTTCCCTTGAATACTATAGTAGTCTCCCTTATTGACAACTTCTGCCTTCTTCTGACTAGAGGCTTGAGATTTGCTCCCTACAGTTCCTTCAGGTTGACTAGTTTGTTCCGTTTTTTGAGTGTTTTCTTCATTTTTAGTTTTTTCTTGAGAACATGCTGCTAGGGTTACTGCTAGCAAACCAGATAAAACGATGTATCTTTTTTTCATTTTTTCTTCCTCTCTTATACCAAGTGCTTCTCTAATTCATCGGATAGGGCTTTAATCATTTGTTCCAACTCATGGGATTTCACTTGGCAATCTTCTGCCGCCATTTCTTCCCAGGGCACCCACCAGACTGGACCACGGCCATTCAATCCATGCCCTCTCATATCACCTGATCGTCTTGGAAAGAGGTGCCAGTGAGCGTGGGCATCTCCATTTCCTAGAAGTTCGATGTTCATCTTTTCAGCTTTAAACGTTTTGGCGACAGCTTCTTGGACCAAACTCATTTCCTCTAGAAAACGAAGTTTTACATAAGTTTCCATATGGTGGAGTTCTGTGACATGCTCTTTTGCCAGAAATAAGGTATAGCCCTTAAAGTATTGGTGGTCTCCAATGACAACATAGCCTGTTTCTAGTTCTTTTACAAAGTAGGGATTTTCCCCTGCCTTGATCCATTCAATTCTTTGACAAATCAAGCACATATTAGTCTACCAATGCACTCTTGAGATAGGCATCAACCATACGCTCAGTCGCCACGACCGAATCAATGTGTGTTCGTTCGTAAGAGTGACTGGACTCAATACCAGCTCCAAGGAGGGCGTGTTTGACCTCTGCTCCTGCAGACATAGCCGCTGAAGCATCCGAACCGTAAAATGGATAGATGTCGAGCTTAAATGGAATATCTTGCTCTTTCGCCAAAGCTACCAAGTGTTGACGGAAGTCATAGTGATAGGGACCTGAAGCGTCCTTGACACAGATAGACACTGTATACTCATCCGTCTGCTGGTCATCTCCCATTGCCCCCATATCGACAGCTAGATATTCCACCACTTGAGTTGGAATATTGGAGTTAGCACCGTGGCCCACCTCTTCGAAGACTGAAAAAGCAAAATGAGTTGTTACTGGCAACTCAATTCCCTCTTCCTTATAAACACGAAGAAGATTGAGCAAAATCGCTGCGCTGACTTTGTCATCCAAGTGACGTGACTTGATAAAACCAGTCTCTGTCACGACAGTTCGCGGGTCAAAGCTGATAAAATCACCGACCTCGATGCCCAAGGCGCGGGTTTCTTTTTCGTTGGTTACTTTTGCATCCAAACGCACTTCCATATTGTCCTGTGTGCGTTCAGCAGTTCCCGCATCTTTGTAGACATGGCAAGAAGTTTGATGGATGAGAATGGTTCCAGATACCTTTTTACCTGTGCTAGCCACATGAACCGTACAGTTTTCTCCTTCAATCATGTTCCAAGGAAAACCACCGATACGATCCAATTTGAGACGGCCATCTGGTTTGACTGCACGAACAATAGCACCCAGCGTATCCACGTGGGCAGTCACATAGCGGTGTTGTTCATCATTTTGACCTTTAATGGTCACATTGACACCACCCTTGGCTGTGCGAACAGGCTGGTAACCAAGCTCTTCTAAAGTATGGACTAGGTAGTCTGAAATCTCACGAGTAAAGCCTGTTGGAGATGCAATAGCGGTTAGTTCTTTGATATAGTTTATAGTCTGATTCATTTCTTCACCTCTTTCCTACCATTATAACATTTTTCTAGTCAGACTCCTTCTCAAAAGGAGAAAAACTGTGTTTAGTTGCTTTCACTATAGATCCATGTTATAATACAAATACTTTGATTATGAAAGGAAAGTAACAAATATGAAATCATACTTTAAAGTATCACTAGCCCTTGTGGCTTCACTTGTTCTCCTGCTCGGATGTTCCAAACAAGCATCAACACCTACCAACAGCAGTAGCAAAGAAGACACAACAACTCAGTCAAGTGAGAGCAAACAAAGCAGTCAACAATCATCTGAAAAGAAAGAAACAACTAAAACACATACTTTTGTAAACAAAAATAATTCTGGAATCACTTCTACCTTGGTTTATACTGTAGAAGGCGACAATGTTATCAAGCAATCAGCTAATAACATTGCTGATCCTGAAATCCTTGGTGCAACTCCAGAAGATGTCAAGAGTTTTATCGAAGAAAAGTACAAAGGTTATAATGGACTCAAAGGTGTTAAACAAACGATTGAAATCAAAGATGGAAAAGTTGTTCAAGATCTAGAAGTTGATTTCTCAGTTGCAAGCATTAGCGAACTTAGAAAAGCACTTCCTGAAGAATATTCTGGTATCGGTAATCGTGTGAGTTTCTCAAACTCTAAAAAAGCACTGGAAAAATGGGATTCACAGAAAAGACGAACTAATCTCCTAAAATTTCATATAGACTAGTGTAGGTCCACCCCAAAAGTTAGACACAACTCTAACTCTTGGGGTATTTTATTACATCCCTAACCGATGAGTCCAATAGATTCCTCCCAATCCCATAAAAAGTGCATTTAAAACTTCACACCCTTATAAAGCCATATGATAAAAGATTTTTGAAACAGATAGAGACAAAACTTTAACCGTCAGACTAGTTTCTATTCGTTGTCATGTCAGGTCAGATGAGAGGGGAGGTCTAGTTGATTTTGAAGTAGAATCATGTTATAATACAAAATACTTTGATTATGAAAGGAAAAGACATGAACAAATATTTTAAAATGACTCTTTGTATAGCTCTACCATTAGCTATCTTATTGGGATGTTCAAAAAAATCAACAACCTCATCAACTAGCTCAGCAAAAAGTGAAACTACTCAGGTAGAATCTACTAGCCAGCAAGCTACAGAAAACAAATCTGAAGTAAAAACTGTGACCTTTGTAAATGATACTCGTACTGGCTTTAATTCTACTTTAACCTACACTGTAGATGGAGACAAAGTATTGAAACAATCAGGTCATAATGTCTATGATCCAGAGGCTCTTGATACTACTGCTGAAACTCTTAAAGCATTTGTTGAAAAAACTTATAAAGGATATCAAGGCCTCAAAGGTGTTACTCATAGCATCAAAATCAAAGATGGAAAGGTCGTTCAAGATGCTGAAGTCGACTTCACAGTCGCAAGTATTGACGAACTTAGAAAAGCCTTACCAGAAGAATACTCAGGCGTAGGTAACTATGTTAGCTTTACTGCTTCTAAGAAAATGTTAAAAGATCTTGGATATACTGAAAAAACTAACTAAGTGTCTTTTACAAAAATAAAAAACCTCGGCTTATGCCAAGGTTTTTTTATTCCATCTCAAAAACATCACTCTCTTGTTTGTTTGGTAGAACCAATGAAAGCAAGATTCCGATAATAGCTGGCACTAGCCATGGAAGAGAGGCTGACGCAAACGGAAGGGCATTAATCAGATTTTCTAGAAACTCAATCTTAAAGGAACTTCCAAGGACGCTTGCAAGAGCAATAGCGGTAACAAGCCCAATAGTTAACTGCATGCCCGGTTTTGATAGGGCGACAAACTTATTAACAATCACGATCATCACAATGGCGATGGTGATTGGGTACAAGATTACCAGTACTGGCACTGAGTACTTAATGATTGCATCAAGACCAAGATTAGCAATGGCAAATCCAATCATGGTAAAGGCAGTTGCATAGACCTTGTAGCTGATTTGTGGGAAGCGTCCGTTAAAGAACTCAGCTGTAGATACGATCAAGCCAACTGTCGTTGTGAAGCAGGTTACAGTTACCATGGCAGCAAGGAAGAGTTGAGCCGTTGAACCAAAGATTTCCTGAGTTGCTTGTGACAAGATATAAACACCTGGAGTTCCACCCTTCATGACTTCTGCCGGAACTGGGAAGTGATTTCCAAGGAATCCTAGACCAATATAGAGAGCACTGAAGGCAAGAGCTACCACAATACCAACAACCCAAATAGTTGAGATGTATTCTTTCTTACTTGAAAATCCAAGTTGTTTCAAGGTTTGAACAGCGATGACACTGAAGGCAACTGAGGCAAGGGCATCCAAGGTGTTATACCCCTCTAAGAATCCTGTTCCGAAAGCAGATGCTTGATAGGCTTCTGAAGCTACTTGAGGACTTGTTCCGCCATATTTAAAGGCACCTAGTACAACTAAGATAACGATAAGCAAAGCAAAGACTGGCGTCAAGATTCGTCCGATACGATCCAAAATCTTTGATGGATTGAGCGAAATCAGATAGGCTGCGGCAAAGTAAAGCACGGTAAAGATAATCAATCCTAGGCCTTTATTTGCTTCAGACAAGAGAGGGCTGATGCCGACCTCGTAAGCTGTTGTTGCTGTACGTGGGATAGCAAAGAATGGGCCAATCGATAGATAGAGGACTGCAAGATAAAGAGTCGCAAACCAAGGTGAGATTTTCTTAGAAATCTCATAAATGTATCCTTTAGGATTGAGCGTTCCGATGATAAGTGTCAAGACGGCAATACCGACACCTGAAAAGACAAAACCTGCGATGGCAGGAAGAAACTGTTCTCCAGATAAGGCACCTAGAGAAGGCGGAAAAATCAAGTTCCCCGCACCAAAAAATATTCCAAACAGGAGCAAGCCTGTTAGGGCACCTTTTTTAGCCATAAAAATCTCCTTCATATTTCTAAAATACTGACCTAGTATACCATGATTAAGACTCTGAAAAAAGTATCCAAAATTAATCATTGAATGTTTTCAATATTTTTAAAAATAAGAATTATCTAAAAACAAAATCCCTCACTCAGTTGGAACCGAGCAAGGGAAGACTAGGATCTATCGCCATATAGGTTTAAAGATTTTCAAAGGCCGTCATTCCACCTTGGACATTGATAACGTCATAACCCTGTTCAGCTAGAAATTGACAAGCACGCGCTGACCTCATCCCAGATTTGCAAATGACATAATACAAGAGGTCCTTGCCCAATTGATCATAAGTATCAGCCAATTGACTAAGTGGTAGGTTCTGAGCACCTTCTAAATGAAGCGTCTCGAACTCTTCTACTTCTCTCACATCCAGCACAGAAAGTGAGCTATTCTGGTAAAGCTGGTAAAAATCGTTAAAAGTAATTTCTTTCATTTTGTTTTTCCAAGAATCTTTTGAATTCTTTTTTTCAAATCGGGCACCACTTCTGACTCAAACCAAGGATTCTTAGCCATCCAGATTTGATTACGAGGTGACGGATGCACCAGAGGGAAAAATTCTGGTAAATAGTCTTTGTAGTGTTTCACCCGCTCTGTTACCTTGCCACTAACTTTCTCCTGTAAATAGTAGGCTTGGGCATACTGTCCAATCAAGAGAGTTAATTGGATATTGGGCAACACTTGCAAGAGTTGCGGATGCCATTTTTCTGCGAAACCTGTACGAGGTGGAAGGTCGCCTGACTTGCCATGTCCAGGAAAGTAAAAATCCATGGGCAGAACTGCAAAATAACCTGAATTGTAAAAGGTGTCTTCATCCACACCTAGCCACTCACGCAAGCGATCGCCACTCTTATCCTTCCAATAAATCCCAGCTTCTTGCGTTTTAAGCCCAGGAGCCTGACCGACAATATTGATACGGGCAGTTTTTGGCGCCGCAAAGAGAGGTTCGATTCCGCGTTCTGTATAGCTGGTATTTTGCGGATCCGCCATAATGGCTTGCTTGATTCTTTCAATTTGAGACATCTGTTTTCCCTCCAAAAAGAAGTCCAAGCATAAAATCTCAGACTTCTATCGTTTTATTTGATCAATTCATAAATAGCTTCTGCATAGATTGCTGCTGCTCGGAAGAGATCGTCCAAGGCGATAAATTCGTTGGCTTGGTGCATGGTATCGATTGAGTCTGGGAACATCGCACCGTAGGCAACCCCACGTTCCAGCAAGCGACCAAAGGTTCCACCTCCGATGACTTGTTCGTGACCTTTAAGCCCAGTTTGTTTTTCATAGACATTCAACAAAGTTTGCACAAGTGGATCTTCCATTGGCACATAGTGAGGGGTGTGACCGTGTTCAGAAAGGCTAACAGAAGCAACTGGCAAGTTTTCAAGGATTGACTTGATTTGCTCTGGACTTATTCCTTTTGGATAACGGAAGTTGAGAGCAATGGTATTGTCAGCACTTGCTTCGTCAAAGCGGAAGACACCAGCATTCATAGAAAGGGCACCCATCTTCTCATCCACATGAGCAACCTTGAGATTTTCACCCTCATGGTCATTCAAGAGAATCTTACCAGCGATGTCGAGGTAGTCTTTGGCTGGTCCAGCAAAGTCAAACTGACTGAGGAAGAGGGCCAGGTAGGTCGCACCATTGACACCTGAAGCAGGCATAGCACCGTGAGCTGATTTACCAATGATGGTAACCTTGTATTTGCCAGCTTCTTCTTGAATTTCTCCTCTGAGTTTGTGTTCTGCAACAAAAGCATCTAGTTTCCCTTGCAAGTCAGCCAAGTCACCTGAAACAACTGCTGTTGCTGATTCAGGTACCATGTTTTCACGCAAACCACCTGTGAAGCTGTGAAGGCGAGCAGCACCTGTATTATCACCTGCAAAGTGGAGGTATTCCGTGATATTCCCTTTTTCACCATTGATAATAGGGAATTCAGCGTCTGGAGAGAAACCGAAGTCTGGTTTCGCAAGTCCTACATGTTCAAAGTAGTAGTCCATGTCTGCCCAGCCTGATTCTTCGTCTGTTCCGACGATGAAACGAACTTTCTTAGAAGTTGGAAGTCCCAATTCTTTGATGATTTTCAAACCATAGTAACAAGCAGTTGTAGGTCCCTTATCATCTGAAGCCCCACGCGCATAAAGGCGACCGTCTTTGATAGTTGGTGTATAAGGGTCCGTGTCCCAACCGCTACCAGCTGGCACCACGTCCATGTGAGCAAAGATTCCGAGAACTTCTTCTCCTTCACCAAACTCAAAATGTCCTGCGTAGTTATCAACATTTTTAGTTGGATAGCCATCACGGTCTGCGATTTCAAGGAATT
This genomic stretch from Streptococcus sp. 1643 harbors:
- a CDS encoding adenine phosphoribosyltransferase, which produces MNLKDYIATIENYPKEGITFRDISPLMADGNAYSYAVREIVQYATDKKIDMIVGPEARGFIVGCPVAFELGIGFAPVRKPGKLPREVISADYEKEYGIDTLTMHADAIKPGQRVLIVDDLLATGGTVKATIEMIERLGGVVAGCAFLIELDELKGREKIGDYDYKVLMHY
- the rplA gene encoding 50S ribosomal protein L1, whose amino-acid sequence is MAKKSKQLRAALEKIDSTKAYSVEEAVALAKETNFAKFDATVEVAYNLNIDVKKADQQIRGAMVLPNGTGKTSRVLVFARGAKAEEAKAAGADFVGEDDLVAKINDGWLDFDVVIATPDMMALVGRLGRVLGPRNLMPNPKTGTVTMDVAKAVEESKGGKITYRADRAGNVQAIIGKVSFEAEKLVENFKAFNETIQKAKPATAKGTYVTNLTITTTQGVGIKVDVNSL
- the rplK gene encoding 50S ribosomal protein L11; amino-acid sequence: MAKKVEKLVKLQIPAGKATPAPPVGPALGQAGINIMGFTKEFNARTADQAGMIIPVVISVYEDKSFTFVTKTPPAAVLLKKAAGVEKGSGTPNKTKVATVTRAQVQEIAETKMPDLNAANIESAMRMIEGTARSMGFTVVD
- the ldcB gene encoding LD-carboxypeptidase LdcB/DacB, yielding MKKRYIVLSGLLAVTLAACSQEKTKNEENTQKTEQTSQPEGTVGSKSQASSQKKAEVVNKGDYYSIQGKYDEIVIANKHYPLSKDYNPGENPTAKAELLKLIAAMQAAGYPISDHYSGFRSYETQTKLYQDYVNQDGKEAADRYSARPGYSEHQTGLAFDLIGTDGDLVTEEKAAQWLLDHAADYGFVVRYLKGKEKETGYMAEEWHLRYVGKEAKEIAASGLSLEEYYGFEGGDYVD
- a CDS encoding HIT family protein translates to MCLICQRIEWIKAGENPYFVKELETGYVVIGDHQYFKGYTLFLAKEHVTELHHMETYVKLRFLEEMSLVQEAVAKTFKAEKMNIELLGNGDAHAHWHLFPRRSGDMRGHGLNGRGPVWWVPWEEMAAEDCQVKSHELEQMIKALSDELEKHLV
- a CDS encoding M42 family metallopeptidase; protein product: MNQTINYIKELTAIASPTGFTREISDYLVHTLEELGYQPVRTAKGGVNVTIKGQNDEQHRYVTAHVDTLGAIVRAVKPDGRLKLDRIGGFPWNMIEGENCTVHVASTGKKVSGTILIHQTSCHVYKDAGTAERTQDNMEVRLDAKVTNEKETRALGIEVGDFISFDPRTVVTETGFIKSRHLDDKVSAAILLNLLRVYKEEGIELPVTTHFAFSVFEEVGHGANSNIPTQVVEYLAVDMGAMGDDQQTDEYTVSICVKDASGPYHYDFRQHLVALAKEQDIPFKLDIYPFYGSDASAAMSAGAEVKHALLGAGIESSHSYERTHIDSVVATERMVDAYLKSALVD
- a CDS encoding DUF1307 domain-containing protein, with translation MNKYFKMTLCIALPLAILLGCSKKSTTSSTSSAKSETTQVESTSQQATENKSEVKTVTFVNDTRTGFNSTLTYTVDGDKVLKQSGHNVYDPEALDTTAETLKAFVEKTYKGYQGLKGVTHSIKIKDGKVVQDAEVDFTVASIDELRKALPEEYSGVGNYVSFTASKKMLKDLGYTEKTN
- the brnQ gene encoding branched-chain amino acid transport system II carrier protein; the encoded protein is MAKKGALTGLLLFGIFFGAGNLIFPPSLGALSGEQFLPAIAGFVFSGVGIAVLTLIIGTLNPKGYIYEISKKISPWFATLYLAVLYLSIGPFFAIPRTATTAYEVGISPLLSEANKGLGLIIFTVLYFAAAYLISLNPSKILDRIGRILTPVFALLIVILVVLGAFKYGGTSPQVASEAYQASAFGTGFLEGYNTLDALASVAFSVIAVQTLKQLGFSSKKEYISTIWVVGIVVALAFSALYIGLGFLGNHFPVPAEVMKGGTPGVYILSQATQEIFGSTAQLFLAAMVTVTCFTTTVGLIVSTAEFFNGRFPQISYKVYATAFTMIGFAIANLGLDAIIKYSVPVLVILYPITIAIVMIVIVNKFVALSKPGMQLTIGLVTAIALASVLGSSFKIEFLENLINALPFASASLPWLVPAIIGILLSLVLPNKQESDVFEME
- a CDS encoding rhodanese-like domain-containing protein, whose product is MKEITFNDFYQLYQNSSLSVLDVREVEEFETLHLEGAQNLPLSQLADTYDQLGKDLLYYVICKSGMRSARACQFLAEQGYDVINVQGGMTAFENL
- a CDS encoding uracil-DNA glycosylase family protein — translated: MSQIERIKQAIMADPQNTSYTERGIEPLFAAPKTARINIVGQAPGLKTQEAGIYWKDKSGDRLREWLGVDEDTFYNSGYFAVLPMDFYFPGHGKSGDLPPRTGFAEKWHPQLLQVLPNIQLTLLIGQYAQAYYLQEKVSGKVTERVKHYKDYLPEFFPLVHPSPRNQIWMAKNPWFESEVVPDLKKRIQKILGKTK
- the pepV gene encoding dipeptidase PepV yields the protein MTAIDFTAEVEKRKEDLLADLFSLLEINSERDDSKADAEHPFGPGPVKALEKFLEIADRDGYPTKNVDNYAGHFEFGEGEEVLGIFAHMDVVPAGSGWDTDPYTPTIKDGRLYARGASDDKGPTTACYYGLKIIKELGLPTSKKVRFIVGTDEESGWADMDYYFEHVGLAKPDFGFSPDAEFPIINGEKGNITEYLHFAGDNTGAARLHSFTGGLRENMVPESATAVVSGDLADLQGKLDAFVAEHKLRGEIQEEAGKYKVTIIGKSAHGAMPASGVNGATYLALFLSQFDFAGPAKDYLDIAGKILLNDHEGENLKVAHVDEKMGALSMNAGVFRFDEASADNTIALNFRYPKGISPEQIKSILENLPVASVSLSEHGHTPHYVPMEDPLVQTLLNVYEKQTGLKGHEQVIGGGTFGRLLERGVAYGAMFPDSIDTMHQANEFIALDDLFRAAAIYAEAIYELIK